CTATGCTATATGATAGGACACGACACATTGTGATATCAacatataaaaacataaaaagccTGCAACCATTAAATAGATGAAATAGACCAAAACATTAGACAGACACGACACGACACATACATACTCTTTTTACTCGTAAACAAAATGTTGAGCCACTTTTaaacttgattttgtttggaattTGATCAAGAGATTTACTGGCATAAACACTGCAATATTGCATAATTATTTTGaacaatatttattatagaaacttgtttaaaaaataaatttagcaatacgaattttatttatatttctaacaaTAGATCATCCCAAGTTTAACTGCTTTTTTAATAGAAATTGCCAATTCATCGTAAGCAATTTCCCAAGCAGTATTTAGTTCTTCGCTCCAGTTGTCCCCCGATGCTTCCTTTATTGTTTTTAACAAAGCTTCTTTAACCACCTACAAgacaccaaaaaaattaattttggtttaGCGATTTAAAACTTACAAATGGGTGTATTAACATAATTGAAAAATACTTATtgaaaactaatttattttcagataaaagttattaaatcaaatattattttaccaTACATCCTTAATAATTAAGGGGaccaattcaattttatttttgaggagACATTCAAATAtatacttaaatatattttattatattatcataCCACAAAATGAGGATCAACAACTCCTCTTTGAATGTGGATAGCACCCACTTTAGTATATCCCAAAACTACTTCTCCAGTTGCTCGAAGTTGAACAGCCGCATCACGCACCTATAATACagaaaatataaacatcttaaGACCGATAGCCATAGACTATTCGTAAAATATACTAATAGTGTTTGATATTATTCTTTGGTGTTAAAGTATATTTGCAATTCCAAATATTGTGATTGTGCGATTTTGGACACCGTTGATTTAGAGCTACGTGTGACACTTATGTTTTCCGTCTTTGTAATTTAGTATCATAAAccattttttcttcctaaatttaaattaatgtgACATTGTTAATTGAAATGACACCAAAGTTTCATAGCCAACgcaaattttctttgaaaaaaaaataaaaatcgtgAATTTAAAAAGGAGTGaaattttaaaggaaaatgttaacttttgTCTTTAAAGTACAAGTTAAAAAGCTAAACATAGAAGAAATTTCTTGGAATTtgtaaattttatcatatagttatttggatttttttgttttgtttgaaatttgGTATCTAGTTCAAAAACTTAATAATATGAAATATCAATCTCAGCGTTTAGTAGTAGAGACCCAATTGAAAGCAAAACCATGTATAAACTACCCCAACATTTTTGGATCATATTTATCAagggaaaataaattaaattaagaataTACAAAATACAtgtatttgaaaagattttatagttattaatttaaagagaaCCATAGACGCTGaatgaagaataaaaaaaattagttgatgtTGGTTGCACTCACCATTTGAAACACCTTTTCAGCATGGGCTTGAAGTTGAGGACTATCTTTTACCTCAGGCGTGTTCTTAAGAAAAGAGAACATGCCCTTTGCTGCAGGTGCTTTCTCTAATATactaatttaatcaaaataaccaaacatattcttgttaattaatttacacaatCTTTTTAAACCGTAAGTAAGCAAAAAAGGAAAGTACAAACTAACTCATGCAATATGATACTTACATAGTGTAGAACAAGACACTATAGCCGGGAAGATTTTGTTTAAATGATTCCCATGAGCTATTCACTAAAAACTCTTGCTTCTCAGTGAATCccatttttctcttcttcttttctaattttgttgttgtttgtgttgtcgatattataattttacattaaatacTTGTTTATATAGACAACTTTGAGGTGGAAAGAAATGAAGTAAATTCATGTGCTTGTTTTTTCAAAGAATCTATTGGCTTCTGGGGGTGACCATTGAAATTATTAAGAGACaagaatcttttaaaaaaattattcaaacaaactttaattaaatagacgtaataaatttttaaaaattaaattaaaataaaataaactgaacattaatataaatattattccaTGCAATCAATGTAatccttagttttttttaattacaacgTAATCATTGtttaatctaataaaaaaaatgctaatcACAATAATGTTGAAAAACgaggtgaaaaaaaaaagtaaagttgaaaaaatataaCCAAAGACTGTGtaggttttttaaaatttcctaCTTGTATAAAATGTAAAGAATTCTACACCATaagaaatacataaaaatttcaaactcaacaaaaatatattgcagtaaaacaatatataagataaatgttcaaatatgtttatagtctctataaaattaagactttttcttgtaaaaaaaaatacgactttttaattttagtcttacatccgtaaaaaaaaataaaatttagtctTACATAAAGTTTGTCTAATTTTAATCCAATGCAAGAGAAACGTATGTATTTTCATAGCTATGTTGAGGCACCCATATGCTAAAACATATTGTGCCAATAATCCTCCCTTGTAACAAATTGACAATTGGGAAAATAGCATAGATAAATTGGAAGTCTATTTGTACTCTAAAGGAGGATGAAGGGTTGGGGGTGAGGAGGGTGGGagcttttaatttatctttgatggaaaagtggtgttggaggatgttggtGGAGAAGGAGGGGTTGTGATATCGAGTTTTAAAAGCTCGTTACAATGAGGAGGGGGGAGGTTGAAGGATGAGGGTAGCCGTTGTTCGGTTTGGTGGCGGGAGATGTGTGGTGTGCGTGAGGGCCTTGGGGAGGGTGTTGGAAGATGGTTTGAAGATAACTCTCGTCGGATTGTGGGTGATGGTAGAGATGCTTTATTCTGGCATGACATTTGGGTGGGAGAAATTCCTCTCAAATTTAAATTCTCCCGCCTCTATGAGTTGGCTGAGGATAAAGAGTGTTCGGTGGCGGAGGCGAGAAGGGTTATAGGGCCGGATAGGGGTTGGGAGAGGGTGTGGCGCCGTCGGTTGttggcttgggaggaggagagtgtgaGGGAGTGCTATGTTTTACTAtataacattgttttgcaggaaaatGTTCACGATGCTTGGCGTTGGTTATTAGATCCTATTCAGGGCTACTCTGTGAGGGGAGCATATCGCTTTCTCACTACCACTGGTGAACCTTTGGATAGGACTCTGGATGACGATGTCTGGCAAAAACATATTCCTTCAAAGGTGTCTCTGTTTGTGTGGCGTCTTCTTCGCAACAGACTTCCCACAAAAGATAATTTGGTGCGGCGGCATGTCCTTCATCATTCTGACACGGCTTGTATCTCAGGCTGTGGGGAGTTGGAAACGGGAAAAcatctttttttatattgtgaCATTTTTGGCTCTCTTTGGTCTCATATTTGGCTCTCTCTGTTCTCATATTTGGCGCTGGTTACATATTTGTTCAGTTATGCCTCATGATATCAGACaacatttcattcattttaCTACCTTGGAGGGTTTGCCTAGATTTACTCATTCTTTCTTGAAAATTATTTGGTGTGCCTCTGTTTGGATGTTGTGGAAGGAAATGAATAACCGTGTCTTTCAACATACGGATTCTACTCCTTGGATCCTTGCTGAAAATGTTAAATTGCACTCTTTCTTATGACTGAAATCGAAACAGGGGGCCTTTAGCTACAAttatcatgattggtggaaACATCCGCTTTTGTGCATAGGTGTCCACttgtaatttgttgttttttaggTGGTGC
Above is a genomic segment from Medicago truncatula cultivar Jemalong A17 chromosome 5, MtrunA17r5.0-ANR, whole genome shotgun sequence containing:
- the LOC11433189 gene encoding leghemoglobin-1; translation: MGFTEKQEFLVNSSWESFKQNLPGYSVLFYTIILEKAPAAKGMFSFLKNTPEVKDSPQLQAHAEKVFQMVRDAAVQLRATGEVVLGYTKVGAIHIQRGVVDPHFVVVKEALLKTIKEASGDNWSEELNTAWEIAYDELAISIKKAVKLGMIYC
- the LOC112422168 gene encoding uncharacterized protein, coding for MCGVREGLGEGVGRWFEDNSRRIVGDGRDALFWHDIWVGEIPLKFKFSRLYELAEDKECSVAEARRVIGPDRGWERVWRRRLLAWEEESVRECYVLLYNIVLQENVHDAWRWLLDPIQGYSVRGAYRFLTTTGEPLDRTLDDDVWQKHIPSKVSLFVWRLLRNRLPTKDNLVRRHVLHHSDTACISGCGELETGKHLFLYCDIFGSLWSHIWLSLFSYLALVTYLFSYAS